The genomic interval CATTTTATAACCAGAGAAATTTCTATCGGTGATTATGTTTTGTCTGGTGGAGAATTAGGCGCAATAGTTTTATCTGATGCTTTAATTCGATTAATTCCTGGTGTTTTAAGTGATGAAACCTCAGCTTTGACAGATAGTTTTCAGGACAATTTGCTTTCTGGACCTATATATACAAGACCTGCAGATTATAAAGGCTGGAAAGTTCCAGAAGTTTTAACCAGCGGTCACGCGGCAAAAATAGACAAATGGCGCGAAGACATGGCTTTTGAACATACAAAAAACAGACGACCAGATTTATTGGAAGGACACTAAAATTTAGTTTCAAGTTTAAGGTTATTTTTGTTTCAAGTTAAGACTCTCGATAGCAACAACTTGAAACCTGGAACTTGAAACAAAACAAACTAAAAAATAATTTACAATTTATAATTCATAATTTATAATTATTTTTTACATTTGCACCCGAATTTGACCAACCTCTGGCGAGATCCGTGAATGTTGTTCTAATATAAAAACCATAATTTAAATTATCATGGCAGATTTATTAAAATTCGTTCAAGACGAATTCGTTGCTAGAAAAGATTTCCCTGAATTCGGAGCTGGAGACACAATCACTGTTTTCTACGAAATTAAAGAGGGTGAAAAAACAAGAACTCAGTTTTTTAAAGGAGTTGTAATTCAAAGAAGAGGTTCTGGTAACACAGAAACTTTTACTATCCGTAAAATGTCTGGATCTATTGGTGTTGAGCGTATCTTCCCAGTAAACTTACCAGCTTTACAAAAAATCGAAGTTAACAAGAAAGGTGCTGTACGTAGAGCTAGAATTTTCTACTTCAGACAACTTACTGGTAAAAAAGCTAAGATTAAAGATAAAAGAAGATAATCATTTATCAAAATGTTATAAAAAACTCGTTTCATATTCTTTGAAGCGAGTTTTTTTTATGTTCTAATTCTACCGCTAACAAAACCGTAATTTTTTAATACCAAAATCATCGATTTAGCAATTTAACGAGCTCGAAATAACAATCTGTTAATTTCGTCTTTTCTCTGCAAAACTCAACCGATTTCGTTGTGATTTTATTATATTTGCTCCGCTCATTTTGAGCCGAATATATCTTTGACATCGTTAACTCCTGACGATACGATTATAAAAAAAAAAGAAAATGAATAAATCAAAAATTTTTTACACCTTAACTGATGAGGCGCCGTTATTGGCAACCTATTCTCTTTTACCAATTGTTCAAGCATTTACAGCAACAGCTGGAATTGAAATCGAAACCAGAGATATTTCGCTGGCAGGAAGAATTTTATCAAACTTCCCAGATTCTTTGACTGATGCTCAAAAAACTGGAGATGCATTGGCAGAACTTGGCCAATTAGCAACTCAGCCAGAAGCTAACATTATTAAATTACCAAACATTTCAGCATCTGTACCACAGTTAAAAGCTGCAATCGCTGAATTACAATCGCACGGATACAACGTACCAAATTTCCCAGAAGATCCTCAAAACGATGCTGAAAAGGAAATTAAAGCAAAATATGCAAAAGTATTAGGTTCTGCTGTAAACCCAGTTTTACGTGAAGGAAACTCTGACCGTAGAGCTCCAAGAGCAGTTAAAAACTTTGCAAAAGCAAATCCACACTCTATGGGTGCTTGGTCTGCTGACTCAAAAACTAAAGTGGCTTCTATGTCAGGTGGTGATTTTTACGGAAGTGAAAAATCTCTAACTGTTGCTGAAGCTAATGATGTAAAAATCGAATTTATTGCTAAAGACGGAACTGCAACTGTTCTTAAAGCTAGTACTCCATTAAAAGCTGGAGAAATTATTGACAGCTCTGTTTTAAGTGTAAACAAATTAAAAGCTTTTGCTGCTGATGTAATTGCTGAAGCTAAAGCTGCAGGAGTTTTACTTTCTGTACACTTAAAAGCTACAATGATGAAAGTTTCTGATCCAATTATCTTTGGCGCTATCGTTGAAGTATATTTTGCAGATGTTTTCAAAAAATACGCTTCTTTATTCGCAGAATTAAATGTTGATACAAGAAACGGTTTAGGTGATATCTACGCTAAAATCGCTGGAAGACCTGAACAAGCTGAAGTTGAAGCAGCAATTAATGCAGCTATAGAAAACGGACCTGCTTTGGCAATGGTTAATTCTGATAAAGGAATTACAAACTTACACGTTCCATCTGACGTAATTGTTGATGCTTCTATGCCAGCAATGATCCGTACTTCTGGACAAATGTGGAACAAAGAAGGAAAAGCACAAGATACATTTGCAGTTATTCCAGATAGATCTTATGCTGGTGTTTATACAGCAACTATCGATTTCTGTAAAAAACATGGTGCTTTTGATCCGAAAACAATGGGAAGTGTTCCTAACGTTGGATTAATGGCTCAAAAAGCAGAAGAATACGGATCTCATGACAAAACTTTCCAAATGAAAGCTGATGGTGTTGTTCGTGTAGTTGATGCAAATGGAAATGTTTTAATGGAACAAAACGTTGAAGCAAATAATATTTTCAGAATGTGTCAGGCAAAAGACGCTCCGATTCAGGACTGGGTTAAATTGGCTGTAAACAGAGCTCGTTTATCTGATACTCCTGCTGTTTTCTGGTTAGACGAAAACAGAGCGCACGATAGAGAATTGATCGTAAAAGTTCAAAAATACTTGAAAGATTACGATACAACAAACTTAGATATCCGCATTTTAAACCCAATTGCTGCTACTGAATTTACTTTAGACAGAATCATCAAAGGTTTAGATACTATCTCTGTAACTGGAAACGTTTTACGTGATTATTTAACAGATTTATTCCCAATTTTAGAACTTGGTACTTCTGCTAAAATGTTATCTATTGTTCCTTTAATGAACGGTGGAGGATTGTTCGAAACTGGCGCTGGAGGTTCTGCTCCAAAACACGTTGAGCAATTTACAGAAGAAGGATACTTACGTTGGGATTCTCTTGGAGAATTCTTAGCTCTTGGTGCTTCATTAGAGCATTTAGGACAAACTTTAGATAATTCTAAATCAATTGTTTTATCTGAAACTTTAGATCAGGCAAACGATAAATTCTTAGCAAATGATAAATCTCCAGCTCGTAAAGTTGGTCAGATTGACAACCGTGGTTCTCACTTCTATTTAGCATTCTATTGGGCACAAGCTTTGGCTGCTCAAACTAAAGATGCTGAATTGCAAGCAATCTTTGCTCCAATTGCTGCTGAATTTGAAGCTAACGAAGCTAAAATCGATGCAGAATTAATTGGTGCTCAAGGAAAAGCTCAAAACATTGGAGGTTACTACCAACCAACTCCTGAGTTAGTGAGCAAAGCAATGCGTCCTAGCGAAACTTTCAACGCTATTATTGCTAAAATCAAATAATTCAGAATACAATTGTATTTTTAAATAAACAAAAGGACAACTCGCAAGGTTGTCCTTTTTTTATCTTAACTTATGTTTAACAATAGTTTTTTCAGAATATGTAAGCAAGAATTGCTATCTATGTAAATCAAAATCAATACAATGATTACAAAAAATACCTGCACATTTTTTCTTTTTATTTTAACGATTTTCACCTCATTTGCGCAGGAAAAATTCACTCTAAGCGGAACTATCATTGACAGCAAAAACAACGAAACTCTAATTGGAGTTAACATCTATATTCCTTCATTAAAAATTGGAACAACTACAAACGAATATGGATTTTATTCTCTTTCTGCACCAAAAGGAGAATATGAAATTGAAATCAGTTACGTAGGTTATCAAACCATTCAAAAAAATATTATTTTAAATCAGAATACAAAAAACAATTTTTCTATAAAAGAAGGCGGCGAAGAACTTCAAGAAGTTGTCATTACAGAGAATAAAGGCAAAATAAATATTAAGTCGCCAGAAATGAGCGTTAATAAACTTTCTATTTCGACCATCAAAAAAATGCCGGTTGTTTTAGGAGAAGTTGATGTTCTAAAATCTATTTTATTACTTCCCGGAGTTACCAATGCAGGTGAAGGCGCTTCTGGATTTAATGTTCGCGGAGGCGGCGCAGATCAGAACTTGATTCTTTTGGATGAAGCTACAATATTTAATTCTTCTCACGTTTTTGGATTTTTCTCTGTTTTTAACCCAGATGCCATTAAAGATTTAAAATTGTATAAAGGTGGAATTCCAGCACGTTACGGCGGCAGAGCTTCATCCGTTTTGGATATTTATCAAAAAGACGGAAGCAGTAAAGATTTTCATATGAATGGCGGTATAGGCCTAATTTCAAGTCGATTACTTGCTGAAGGTCCGATTGTGAAAGATAAAGGTTCTTTTTTGATTGGAGGAAGAGCTTCTTATACGCATTTATTTTTAAAACTTTCAGAAGACAATAAAGATAATTTGGCTTATTTTTATGATTTAAACACCAAGCTAAGTTATAAACTAAACGAAAACAACAGTTTATATCTCTCGGGCTATTTTGGTCGTGATGTTTTTAGACTCAACAAAAGTTTTACCAATACATACGGAAATTCTATTTTAAATTTGAGATGGAATCATTTGTATTCTGATAAATTATTTTCAAATCTCTCTTTAATTTACAGCGATTATTATTACGGTCTTGACTTAGATTTTGTTGGTTTCAAATGGGATTCAGGAATTAAAAACTACAATATTAAATACGATCTCAAACATTATCTTTCTGATAAATTGAAACTTAATTATGGCGTAAACGGAACGTATTATGAATTTAATCCCGGAACCATTAAGCCAACAGGAACAGATTCTGGAATAAATCCTGACCAATTAGATAAAAAATATGCTTTTGAACCCTCGGCTTATTTAGATGCCGAAAGTCAGCTTTCTAACAAAATTACCGTTGCCTACGGATTACGTTATAGTTTATTTTACAGATTAGGTTCTTCAACGATTAATTATTACGACAATAATGAAGCCGTTGTTTTTGATAATGAAATGCAGATTTATGAAAAAGGCACACCAACGGCAACAAAATATTTCGGCAAGAATAAAGCCATTAAAAGCTATAATAATTTTGAACCAAGATTTTCTGTTTCTTATCAATTAAATGAAAATCAAGCTTTAAAATCAAGTTATAATCGAATGGCGCAATATCTTCAGCTAATTTCAAATACTTCTTCTCCTACTCCGCTAGATGTCTGGATGCCTAGTGATAATTACATCAAACCTCAATTGGCAGATCAGGTTGCTTTAGGATATTTTCGAAACATCAGAAATGGTGATTATTCTTTTGAAATTGAAACCTATTATAAGGAAATTCAAAATAGATTAGATTATATTGACGGAGCCGATCTAATAGCCAACGATGCGATTGAACAAGTTATTTTAAATGGTCAGATGCGATCTTATGGTTTAGAAATTATGTTCAAGAAAAACAAAGGCAAGTTTAATGGCTGGATCTCTTATACTTTATCAAAATCGGAACAGCAAACACCAGGAAGAACGCCTGAAGAACCAGGAATTAATAATGGAAAATGGTACGCTTCTGCTTATGACAAAACGCATAATTTAGCTATCACATCTGCTTACAATTTAAATGAAAAATGGTCTTTTGGCGCTAATTTCGCCTTGCAGTCTGGACAACCTGTAACTTATCCAAACGGTCAATATGAGTATTTAGGAATTACCGTTCCGAGTTATGGATTAAGAAATGAAAACCGACTTCCCGCTTATCATCATTTGGATATTTCGGCTACTTTGACACCGCGAAAAAATAAGGATAGAAATTGGAAAGGAGAATGGGTTTTCAGTATTTATAATCTTTATAACCGAATGAATGCCGCATCGATTAACTTTCGCCAAAATGTTGACACTGGCGTAAATGAAGCTGTACAATTATCTATATTCGGGGTTGTTCCAGCAGTAAGTTATAATTTCAAATTCTAAAAATGAAGTCTGAAACTAAAAATATACTTATGAAAAAATTAGTTTTTTTTATCGCATTTTTTACTTCTCTTTTCTTTACAAGCTGTGAAGATGTTGTTGATGTTGACTTAGACACTGCGCCTCCAAAATTGGTTATCGAAGCAGCAATTAATTGGGAAAAAGGTTCAACAGGCAGACAACAAGTTATTAAATTAACAACCACAACAGGTTATTTTGATCAATTAGTGCCTATAGTTTCTGGCGCGGTAATTTTTGTAAACAATAGCAAAAATCAAAGATTCAATTTTACAGAGCTTAATAAATCTGGTCGTTATGTCTGCAATAATTTTATACCAGTTATTAATGAAACCTACACTCTAACCGTTATTAACGAAGGAAATACCTATACTGCAACTGAAACCTTAAAATCTGTTGCGCCGATAACTCGAATTGAACAAAAAAACGACGGCGGTTTTACAGGAAAAGAAATCGAAATAAAAGCTTTTTACACTGATCCAGCTGATGAAGAAAATTATTATTTGTTTAAATACGTTTATTCTAGCAAAGTAACTTCATCTTATTACGTATCTGAAGATAAATTTTATCAGGGAAATGAAATCTACAGCAGCACCGAAGATGAGGATTTAAAGGCTGGAGATGAAATTGAAGTAACACATTACGGCATCTCCAAACAATATTATAATTACATGAATATTCTAGTAAGCATTGCGGGTTCTAACGTTGGAGGTCCGTTTCAGTCTCCGCCAGCAACTGTAAAAGGAAATATAATTAATACAACAGATAAAAATAATTATCCTCTCGGCTATTTCTCTTTGAGCGAAACCGATCATAAAAAATACAAAATCGAATAATTTATGCAGCCCTTAATCAAAACCTTAACCGAAAAAAAACTTACTGGTCATTTTATAGAAATGTCCTTCATCGAAAACAAAACTTTTCAATTATGGAATGCTTTTATGCCAAAAAAGAAAGAAATTAAAAATACAATAAATTCAAATTTGTATTCGCTAGAAGTTTATCCAGAAAATTATTTTGATAATTTTAATCCTAGCGACAATTTCCAGAAATGGGCCGCTGTAGAAGTTTCTGACTATGAAGACCTTCCGCATGGAATGAAAACATTAGTCGTTTCTGGAGGTTTGTATGCCGTTTTTCTTCACTTTGGACCAGCAACAGAAGCTCACAAAACTTACAATTACATTTTTGCAGAATGGCTTCCAAATTCAGCATATATTGTTGACGAAAGACCTCATTTTGCCGTAATGAATGAAAAATATAAAAAAGACGATCCGAATTCTGAGGAAGAAATCTGGATTCCGATAAAAAACAGAAATTAATGACACTAATTCAAACCTTAAAAATACTTTTTAATCGCGATTTAGATAAACTTAAATTCGAAATCGAATCGTATGAAAACGAAAATTCATTATGGCTTATCGATAAAAACATATCCAATTCGGCAGGAAATCTTTGTCTTCATTTAATTGGAAATCTGAATACTTACATTGGAGCCGAAATTGGAAAAACAGGTTATGTTCGAAATCGTCCTTTAGAATTCTCGTTAAAAGATATTCCAAAATCTGAGTTAATCTCAAAAATAGAAAATACAATTTCAGTAGTAAATAATGCTCTAGATTCTTTAACCGAAACTGATTTAGAGAAAATTTATCCTCAAATTGTATTTGAAAAAGAAATGACAACAGGATTTTTCTTAGTTCATCTTTCAACACATTTAACTTATCATTTAGGACAAATAAATTACCACCGAAGATTATTAGATTTCTGATTTTAGATTTTAGATTGTAGATTTTAGATTGTAGATTTTAGATTATTTAAAAGTCGAAAAAAATCTAAAATTTAAAATCTACAATCTAAAATTCTAACCCGTATCTTTGCTTCACATTCAAAAAAACTCACATGTCATCACATCATATAGTACGAGACGATCAGGAACCAGCTTTAATAATTGCGAATGGAGCGGCTTGCGATCCTGAACTTTTAGGACAATTATTAGAATGGTCTCCTTTGGTTGTTGTTTTAGATTCGGCTATAGAAAGAGTCATTGAGTTAGGCATAAAAGTCGATGTTCTTTTGGGAGATTTTGATTATGGATTTGATCCAGAAATTTACAAAACATCGCAATTTCCAATAGAAATCGTTCATACTCCAGACCAAGATAAAACAGATCTGGAAAAAGCTTTTGATTATCTTATCGAAAGAAAAATTCCAGCCGTAAACGTCGTTTGGGCAACTGGAAAACGCGCCGATCATACTATTACAAATTTGACCAATATTGTTCGTTATCGTAATCTGATTAAGATTGTAATTCTCGACGATCATTCGAAAATATTTCTTTTGCCTTCAAAATTTGAGAAATGGTACACTGCAAAAACTCCCATTTCTCTAATTCCTATTGGTGTCGTAAATGGAATTAATTCTACCAATTTGAAATACGAATTAAACGATGATACACTTACAATGGGCTACAGAACTGGAAGCAGTAATTCTGTTGAAAAAGATGGCATTGTAACGATTACACATCGCGAAGGAGATTTACTTTTAATGGAATGTTTTGATTAGAAAAATTAAAAAATAAAAAAGTCCCAGCGGGACGAAATATTTTCTTTAATGATAAATCAATCTACTATAAATATTACGCTCCTATGGAGCATTCTTTAAAAAAAGGAATACCTATCTTTGTCTCGAAATCAATAAAAATGAAAGCAGAAAACAATTCACAAAAAGACAATTTACACCCAAGAAATCTTCATCGTTCTAGATATGATTTCGAAAAACTGATTTCAAATTGTCCAGAATTGAAAGCTTTTGTTTCTATCAATAAATTCGGAATAGAAACGGTCGATTTCAGTAATCCGCTTGCTGTAAAAACTTTAAATAAAGCTTTACTTCAAACCTATTACAATATTCAAAATTGGGATATTCCTAAAAATTATCTTTGCCCGCCAATTCCTGGGCGTGGAGATTATATTCATTACATAGCAGATTTATTGGCAGAAAGCAACAACAATCAAATTCCCGAAACACCTCATGTTTTAGGTTTGGATATCGGAACTGGTGCCAATTTAATTTATCCAATTTTAGGAAATTCGATTTACAATTGGAGTTTTGTCGGAACAGATATTGACCAAAAAGCTATCGAAAATTGCAGTAAAATTATTGAAGCAAATCCAGATTTAATCGATTCTATCAGTTTACAACAGCAAACAGAATCTCGATTTATTTTTAAAAATATAATTACACCCGAAGATCGTTTTACATTCACGATGTGTAATCCGCCTTTTCACGCATCTGCGAAAGAAGCCAATAAAAGTACTTCTAGAAAAGTTTCCAACCTTAATCCGAAAGAAAAAAGAAATACAAATCCCGTTTTAAATTTCGGTGGTCAAAATGCTGAATTATGGTGCGACGGAGGTGAAATCGGATTCATAACTCAAATGATTTACGAAAGTGCAAAATATCCATCGCAAGTTTTATGGTTTACAACTTTAGTTTCGAAAAAAGAAAATCTTTCTTCGATTTATAAAATCTTGAAGAAAGTAAATGCCGTTTCGGTAAAAACGATCGAAATGTCGCAAGGAAAGAAAAACAGTCGTATTGTGGCTTGGAGTTTTTTAAGTGATAATCATCGAAATTTTTTAATTTAAAACATTTGCTTTCAGTAATAATTAGAATATGTCGCTCCGCTGGAGCTTTAGAATATGGCTTAGAAATCTTGCTATAGATATTTGGCTCCTCTGGAGCCTTACCACAAATTGATGAATTAATGATTTTGGGAATAGTCCCTGCGGGACGAAATATTTATAGAAGATTATTAGTCGTAGTTTGAAAGCTCCAGAGGGGCGAAATATTTTTTGATAAGCTAAAAGTTCGACAAATGAAAACCTAGAAAACCGCAAACAAACTACTTCAAATATCTGATTTCCAATACCAAATTTTGATTTTTTAGTTTGCTTTTGCTACATTTATTGTAAACTATTTAAAATCAAGATTATGGCAGAATACATTGGTTATCTCGCGTCTGTTTTTATTGTTGGTGGTTTCTTGCTGAAAAACCTTAGAACAATCCGATTTATTAATATGTTTGGCTGTATTTGCTTTGTCATTTACGGTATTTTTCTAAATGATTACAGAGATTTCAATCAATGGCTTTGGCCAGTAATTATTCCAAATGCAATTCTAGCATTTGTGCAGATTTACTATCTGACTTCTAAAACTGAAAAATCTTAAAATTATGATACTTTAAAGTAAAATTCTAATACACTTTTAGGCTACTCAAATCGTAACTTTAAGCTTAAAATTGAATTTTATCACCATGTTAAAACAATATTCCCGAATCTTAATTGTATTATTTTTAGTTTCAAGTTGTGCTTCAAAAAAACCAAAATTTGAAGATTATGTTTTTAAAACCAAAAACGAAGAAGTAAATTATCAAGCAGCTTATGATAAAGCTTTGAAACTTTGGAACATTCCTTACACAGAAGAAGATGTAAAAACAAGTTTCGGAACAGCGCATGTTGTAATGGCTGGACCAAAAAACGGAAAAGATCTGGTTTTGCTTCACGGAATGGATGCCAGTTCTACCATGTGGTATCCGAATATTAAGGCTTTAGCCAAAAATCACCGCATTTACGCAATTGATTTTATAATGGAACCCAACAAATCTAATTTGACTACGAAGCCACTTTCGTCAAAAGATATTCTTGTTTTTTATAATGAAGTTTTCAATCATTATAAACTAAAGAAATTCGATGTTGTCGCTGCTTCTCGAGGTGGCTGGATTGCTACTTTATTAGCAACTCAAAAATCCAATTCGATAGATAAAATTGTGCTGTTAAGTCCTGCACAAACTTTTAAATTTATTGATCAGCCTAGAAAAACGTCAGCAGCTTTGATGCTGAAATTTTTTCCAAGTGAAAAAAAATTCGGAAAAACATTGAAGACTTTTTCTACACATCCAGAAAATATTAGTGTCATTTATAAGAGACAATTTTATTTGGCGAATAAATATGCAAAATCCAATTCGAGCATGCTCAAAATGATGCCTTTTTCAGATAAAGAATTAGAATCAATTCAAAATCCAGTTTTGGTTTTAATCGGTGATAATGATGTTATTAATTCTGAAGAAAGTCTAGAAAGAGCAAAAAAATATCTATCAAATAGTAAAACAAAAATTATAAAAGATGCTGGACATTTTTTAACCATCGATCAGCCAAAGACTGTAAACGATGCCGTTATTAATTTTTTAGATTAGCGTTCAAACTTCGTATCTTTACAAAACCAAATTTTCAGTATACGCAAATGAAATTCCAAGTTTCTTCAGAATATAGTCCGAAAGGAGATCAGCCGCAAGCCATACAAAAATTGGCTCAAGGTATTGTCGACGGAGACAAATATCAAACTTTATTGGGAGTTACAGGTTCCGGAAAAACGTTTACAGTTGCAAACGTAATTCAGGAAGTGCAAAGACCAACTTTAGTTTTGGCTCATAATAAAACTTTGGCGGCGCAATTGTATTCAGAATTCAAGCAATTTTTCCCGAATAATGCGGTTGAATATTTCGTTTCTTATTACGACTATTATCAGCCAGAAGCTTTTATGCCCGTAACTGGAGTTTTTATTGAGAAAGATTTATCTATCAATGAAGAATTGGAGAAAATGCGTTTAAGCACGACTTCTTCCCTGCTTTCAGGAAGACGCGACGTTTTGGTTGTTGCGTCAGTTTCTTGCTTGTATGGTATTGGAAATCCTGTTGAATTTCAGAAAAACGTAATTGAAATTAAAAGAGATCAGGTTATTTCGCGAACTAAATTATTACACAGTTTAGTGCAAAGTTTATATGCCAGAACAGAAGCCGATTTTAATCCAGGAACTTTCAGGATTAAAGGAGATACGGTTGAAGTTTATCCAAGTTATGCTGATGATGCTTATCGAATTCATTTCTTTGGAGATGAAATTGAAGAAATCGAAGCATTTGATGCGAAAACTTCTCAGGTAATAGAGAAATTTCAAAGATTAACCATATATCCTGCCAACATGTTTGTGACTTCTCCAGAAGTTTTACAAGGCGCAATTTGGCAGATTCAACAAGACTTGGTAAAACAAGTTGATTACTTTAAAGAAATCGGAAAACATCTTGAAGCTAAACGTTTAGAAGAAAGAACCAATTTCGATCTCGAAATGATTCGAGAATTGGGTTATTGTTCTGGAATTGAAAATTACTCACGTTACCTTGACGGACGTGAAGCTGGAACAAGACCTTTCTGTTTATTAGATTATTTTCCAAGTGATTATCTGATGATTATCGACGAAAGTCACGTTACGGTTTCTCAGGTTCATGCCATGTATGGAGGCGACCGAAGCCGAAAAGAAAATCTAGTTGAATATGGTTTCCGTCTCCCAGCAGCAATGGACAACCGACCATTAAAGTTTGAAGAATTCGAAGCTTTACAAAATCAAGTTCTGTATGTTTCTGCAACTCCTGCCGATTATGAACTTCAAAAATCGGATGGAATTTATGTCGAGCAGATTATTCGTCCAACTGGATTATTAGATCCAGTTATTGAAGTTCGCCCAAGTTTAAATCAGATTGATGATTTGATCGAAGAAATTCAGGTAAGATGTGAATTGGACGAAAGGGTTTTAGTGACAACTTTAACCAAAAGAATGGCCGAAGAATTAGCTAAATATCTAACAAAAGTAAACATTCGCTGTCGTTACATCCATTCTGAAGTTGATACTTTAGAACGTATCGAAATCATGCAAGATTTAAGAAAAGGGCTTTTTGATGTTTTAATTGGAGTTAATTTACTTCGTGAAGGTTTAGATTTACCCGAAGTTTCGCTTGTTGCTATTTTAGACGCCGATAAAGAAGGTTTTTTACGTAATCATAGATCTTTAACACAGACAATTGGGCGTGCGGCAAGAAACTTAAACGGAAAAGCAATTATGTATGCCGATAAAATTACGGCGAGCATGCAGCGAACAATTGACGAAACCGATTACAGAAGAACAAAACAGATTAATTTCAACGTACAAAATAATATCGTTCCTCAGGCTTTAAACAAAAAAATCGAAAGCGCGTTTACCAAAAATCCATTGGTTGAATATGAATTAGGACATCCAATTCCGGTTGCTGCCGAACCAGAAACAGCTTATTTATCAAAAACCGAATTAGAAAAAATGATTCGCGAAAAGCGTAAAACGATGGAAAAAGCGGCTAAAGAATTAGATTTCTTACAAGCTGCTAAGCTTCGTGATGAAATTAAGAAACTACAGGAACAGTTGGCTTAATTGTGCTGTTCCTGAAAAATTTCCATTAACACAATTGGATTAATTACCGTATTTGGCGTATTTTTCATCATTTGCAAAACACGTTTTACGGCAGAAAGGTTCAATCCCATTTCTAAAGCAATTTGCTGAATCGCTTTAAATTCCTTTTCGTGCAAAACGCCATCGCAATGCATTAACAAAGCCAATCTATAGAATTGATTGATACGCTGCATTTCAGATTTTATAACAACTGGTTTCATTTCCTGATGAAATAAATCCTGAAATTCTTCATTGCTTATACCCAATTCTAAAGCCACCAATTTTAAAAAATCGTGCTCACGCTTATGCAGATGTCCGTCTACAGTGGCGAACATAATCATTTCTAAAAGTAAGCTTCTTTTTTCTGCTTCTGTATTCATCAATTTATTATTTTTAGCTAAAATATTGCTTTTAAATAAAATTACAAAACACGGTTAATGAAGAGGATTTTTCTAGCTATTTTATTTTTAATTACCCTTATCGGAAAGGCTCAAGAAAGCACCGCTTCAAAAAATGTAACGACTTTTACAATTGAAGCGCCTCAACTTCATACCTCAAAAAAAATCTGGATTTATCTTCCAGAAAATTATTCCAAAGAGA from Flavobacterium sp. YJ01 carries:
- the rplS gene encoding 50S ribosomal protein L19; this translates as MADLLKFVQDEFVARKDFPEFGAGDTITVFYEIKEGEKTRTQFFKGVVIQRRGSGNTETFTIRKMSGSIGVERIFPVNLPALQKIEVNKKGAVRRARIFYFRQLTGKKAKIKDKRR
- a CDS encoding NADP-dependent isocitrate dehydrogenase, whose protein sequence is MNKSKIFYTLTDEAPLLATYSLLPIVQAFTATAGIEIETRDISLAGRILSNFPDSLTDAQKTGDALAELGQLATQPEANIIKLPNISASVPQLKAAIAELQSHGYNVPNFPEDPQNDAEKEIKAKYAKVLGSAVNPVLREGNSDRRAPRAVKNFAKANPHSMGAWSADSKTKVASMSGGDFYGSEKSLTVAEANDVKIEFIAKDGTATVLKASTPLKAGEIIDSSVLSVNKLKAFAADVIAEAKAAGVLLSVHLKATMMKVSDPIIFGAIVEVYFADVFKKYASLFAELNVDTRNGLGDIYAKIAGRPEQAEVEAAINAAIENGPALAMVNSDKGITNLHVPSDVIVDASMPAMIRTSGQMWNKEGKAQDTFAVIPDRSYAGVYTATIDFCKKHGAFDPKTMGSVPNVGLMAQKAEEYGSHDKTFQMKADGVVRVVDANGNVLMEQNVEANNIFRMCQAKDAPIQDWVKLAVNRARLSDTPAVFWLDENRAHDRELIVKVQKYLKDYDTTNLDIRILNPIAATEFTLDRIIKGLDTISVTGNVLRDYLTDLFPILELGTSAKMLSIVPLMNGGGLFETGAGGSAPKHVEQFTEEGYLRWDSLGEFLALGASLEHLGQTLDNSKSIVLSETLDQANDKFLANDKSPARKVGQIDNRGSHFYLAFYWAQALAAQTKDAELQAIFAPIAAEFEANEAKIDAELIGAQGKAQNIGGYYQPTPELVSKAMRPSETFNAIIAKIK
- a CDS encoding TonB-dependent receptor — translated: MITKNTCTFFLFILTIFTSFAQEKFTLSGTIIDSKNNETLIGVNIYIPSLKIGTTTNEYGFYSLSAPKGEYEIEISYVGYQTIQKNIILNQNTKNNFSIKEGGEELQEVVITENKGKINIKSPEMSVNKLSISTIKKMPVVLGEVDVLKSILLLPGVTNAGEGASGFNVRGGGADQNLILLDEATIFNSSHVFGFFSVFNPDAIKDLKLYKGGIPARYGGRASSVLDIYQKDGSSKDFHMNGGIGLISSRLLAEGPIVKDKGSFLIGGRASYTHLFLKLSEDNKDNLAYFYDLNTKLSYKLNENNSLYLSGYFGRDVFRLNKSFTNTYGNSILNLRWNHLYSDKLFSNLSLIYSDYYYGLDLDFVGFKWDSGIKNYNIKYDLKHYLSDKLKLNYGVNGTYYEFNPGTIKPTGTDSGINPDQLDKKYAFEPSAYLDAESQLSNKITVAYGLRYSLFYRLGSSTINYYDNNEAVVFDNEMQIYEKGTPTATKYFGKNKAIKSYNNFEPRFSVSYQLNENQALKSSYNRMAQYLQLISNTSSPTPLDVWMPSDNYIKPQLADQVALGYFRNIRNGDYSFEIETYYKEIQNRLDYIDGADLIANDAIEQVILNGQMRSYGLEIMFKKNKGKFNGWISYTLSKSEQQTPGRTPEEPGINNGKWYASAYDKTHNLAITSAYNLNEKWSFGANFALQSGQPVTYPNGQYEYLGITVPSYGLRNENRLPAYHHLDISATLTPRKNKDRNWKGEWVFSIYNLYNRMNAASINFRQNVDTGVNEAVQLSIFGVVPAVSYNFKF
- a CDS encoding DUF4249 domain-containing protein, whose amino-acid sequence is MKKLVFFIAFFTSLFFTSCEDVVDVDLDTAPPKLVIEAAINWEKGSTGRQQVIKLTTTTGYFDQLVPIVSGAVIFVNNSKNQRFNFTELNKSGRYVCNNFIPVINETYTLTVINEGNTYTATETLKSVAPITRIEQKNDGGFTGKEIEIKAFYTDPADEENYYLFKYVYSSKVTSSYYVSEDKFYQGNEIYSSTEDEDLKAGDEIEVTHYGISKQYYNYMNILVSIAGSNVGGPFQSPPATVKGNIINTTDKNNYPLGYFSLSETDHKKYKIE
- a CDS encoding GyrI-like domain-containing protein: MQPLIKTLTEKKLTGHFIEMSFIENKTFQLWNAFMPKKKEIKNTINSNLYSLEVYPENYFDNFNPSDNFQKWAAVEVSDYEDLPHGMKTLVVSGGLYAVFLHFGPATEAHKTYNYIFAEWLPNSAYIVDERPHFAVMNEKYKKDDPNSEEEIWIPIKNRN